In Sphaeramia orbicularis chromosome 15, fSphaOr1.1, whole genome shotgun sequence, a single genomic region encodes these proteins:
- the gnrh3 gene encoding gonadotropin-releasing hormone 3, with the protein MEASSRVMVQVLLLALVVQVTLSQHWSYGWLPGGKRSVGELEATIRMMGTGGVVSLPEETIAQTQERLRPYNVINDDSTHFNRKKRFPSE; encoded by the exons ATGGAAGCGAGCAGCAGAGTGATGGTGCAGGTGTTGTTGTTGGCGTTGGTGGTTCAGGTCACCCTGTCCCAGCACTGGTCCTATGGATGGTTACCAGGTGGGAAGAGGAGTGTGGGAGAGCTGGAGGCCACCATCAGG ATGATGGGTACAGGAGGTGTGGTGTCTCTTCCTGAAGAGACGATTGCCCAAACCCAAGAGAGGCTCAGGCCATACAATGTA ATTAATGATGATTCCACTCATTTCAACCGAAAGAAAAGGTTCCCATCTGAATAA
- the LOC115434163 gene encoding receptor-type tyrosine-protein phosphatase epsilon isoform X2, whose protein sequence is MVLFLIGISIALNNSSHDNQTTENPTHQGAHVLPSTLVISLLLIIVVLLTIYCLRFKHHRKALVTSVDKKIPNGFLEEQGEQTVVLLPRSPSPSKRYFPIPLDSLEEEYRIRSADDGKLFREEFNSLPCYYHHGSFEEASREHNREKNRYPNILPYDHSRVVLSHLDGHLCSDYINASYIDGFKEKNKFIAAQGPKPETAADFWRMVWEQKTTTIVMLTNLKERKEEKCYQYWPEKGCWMYGNVRVAMEDFTVLVDYTIRKFCVQYGSDGLRAPRLVTQLHFTSWPDFGVPFSPIGMLKFLKKVKNVNPSYAGPIVVHCSAGVGRTGTFIVIDSMIDMMHMEQRVDVFGFVSRIREQRCQLIQTDMQYSFIYQALLEYYLYGDTELDVCSLEGHLQRLHNTRAPHDRLGLEEEFRKLTNVRIMKENMRTGNLPANMKKNRVLQIIPYDFNRVILSVKRGQEFTDYINASFIDGYRQKDYFIATQGPLSHTVEDFWRMVWEWRCHSIVMLTELKEREQEKCFQYWPSEGSVTFGDYTVELTGDTLCDTFTLKDMVLTYRTEKQSQHVRHFHFHGWPEIGIPAEGRGMIDIIAAVQRQQQQSGNRPIIVHCSAGAGRTGTFIALSNILERVKAEGLLDVFQTVKSLRMQRPHMVQTVEQYDFCYRVVQDFVDIFSDYANFK, encoded by the exons ATGGTGTTGTTTCTGATTGGGATCTCTATAGCCTTGAATAACTCATCTCATGACAATCAAACAACAG AAAACCCCACCCATCAGGGGGCTCATGTGCTACCGTCAACACTGGTCATATCCCTGCTTCTTATCATTGTGGTCCTGCTGACGATCTACTGTCTAAG GTTTAAACACCACAGGAAAGCTCTGGTTACCTCTGTGGATAAAAAGATTCCAAATGGCTTTTTGGAGGAACAAG GAGAGCAGACAGTGGTCCTCCTCCCTAGGTCTCCCTCGCCATCCAAGAGGTACTTCCCCATCCCTCTGGACTCGCTGGAGGAAGAATACCGGATACGCTCAGCAGATGACGGCAAGCTCTTCAGAGAGGAGTTCAAT TCGCTGCCGTGTTACTACCACCATGGGTCCTTTGAGGAGGCGAGCAGAGAGCACAACAGAGAGAAAAACAGATACCCAAACATTTTACCAT ATGACCATTCAAGAGTGGTGTTAAGTCATCTGGACGGACATCTGTGTTCAGACTATATAAATGCATCCTACATAGAC GGTTTTAAAGAGAAGAATAAATTCATCGCTGCTCAAG gcccAAAACCTGAGACAGCGGCTGACTTCTGGAGGATGGTTTGGGAACAGAAAACAACAACTATAGTAATGCTGACAAATCTGAAAGAAAGGAAAGAG GAAAAATGTTATCAGTACTGGCCAGAGAAAGGCTGCTGGATGTATGGAAACGTCAGGGTGGCAATGGAGGACTTCACTGTACTGGTGGACTACACGATTAGGAAATTTTGTGTACAATAT GGCAGCGATGGCCTTCGAGCTCCTCGACTCGTCACCCAGCTCCACTTCACCAGCTGGCCAGACTTCGGGGTGCCATTCTCACCCATTGGCATGCTGAAATTCCTCAAGAAGGTCAAGAACGTCAATCCATCTTATGCTGGACCTATTGTTGTGCACTGCAG CGCCGGGGTGGGGAGGACTGGGACGTTCATTGTCATTGACAGCATGATCGACATGATGCACATGGAACAGAGGGTGGATGTCTTCGGCTTTGTGAGCAGAATACGAGAGCAGCGCTGTCAACTCATTCAGACAGAT aTGCAGTACTCCTTCATCTACCAGGCTCTGTTGGAGTACTATCTGTATGGAGACACAGAGCTAGATGTGTGCTCTCTTGAGGGCCATCTGCAGAGGCTTCACAACACTAGGGCTCCTCACGACAGGCTGGGCCTGGAGGAGGAGTTCAGG AAGCTGACCAATGTACGCATAATGAAGGAGAACATGAGAACTGGGAACCTTCCTGCCAACATGAAGAAGAACCGTGTACTTCAGATCATCCCGT atgaTTTCAACCGAGTAATACTCTCAGTAAAAAGGGGACAGGAGTTCACAGACTACATCAATGCCTCCTTTATTGAT GGCTACAGGCAGAAGGACTATTTTATCGCAACCCAAGGCCCCCTGTCTCACACCGTGGAGGACTTCTGGAGGATGGTGTGGGAGTGGAGGTGTCATTCAATCGTTATGCTCACCGAACTCAAGGAGAGGGAGCAG GAAAAATGTTTCCAGTATTGGCCATCAGAGGGCAGTGTAACATTTGGAGATTACACCGTGGAACTGACTGGAGATACACTTTGTGACACCTTCACTCTCAAAGACATGGTGCTCACCTACAGAACA GAAAAGCAGTCACAACACGTCCGACACTTCCACTTCCACGGATGGCCCGAGATTGGAATACCGGCAGAAGGCAGAGGGATGATTGACATTATTGCTGCTGTgcagaggcagcagcagcagtctgGAAACCGACCCATAATTGTGCACTGCAG TGCCGGTGCAGGTCGGACTGGTACCTTCATTGCCCTCAGTAACATTCTGGAGAGGGTGAAAGCTGAAGGCCTCCTCGATGTTTTTCAGACAGTCAAGAGTTTACGCATGCAGAGACCACACATGGTTCAGACTGTG GAGCAATACGACTTCTGCTACAGAGTGGTTCAGGATTTTGTTGACATTTTCTCAGACTACGCCAATTTTAAATAA
- the LOC115434163 gene encoding receptor-type tyrosine-protein phosphatase epsilon isoform X1 translates to MVLFLIGISIALNNSSHDNQTTENPTHQGAHVLPSTLVISLLLIIVVLLTIYCLRFKHHRKALVTSVDKKIPNGFLEEQGEQTVVLLPRSPSPSKRYFPIPLDSLEEEYRIRSADDGKLFREEFNSLPCYYHHGSFEEASREHNREKNRYPNILPYDHSRVVLSHLDGHLCSDYINASYIDGFKEKNKFIAAQGPKPETAADFWRMVWEQKTTTIVMLTNLKERKEEKCYQYWPEKGCWMYGNVRVAMEDFTVLVDYTIRKFCVQYQGSDGLRAPRLVTQLHFTSWPDFGVPFSPIGMLKFLKKVKNVNPSYAGPIVVHCSAGVGRTGTFIVIDSMIDMMHMEQRVDVFGFVSRIREQRCQLIQTDMQYSFIYQALLEYYLYGDTELDVCSLEGHLQRLHNTRAPHDRLGLEEEFRKLTNVRIMKENMRTGNLPANMKKNRVLQIIPYDFNRVILSVKRGQEFTDYINASFIDGYRQKDYFIATQGPLSHTVEDFWRMVWEWRCHSIVMLTELKEREQEKCFQYWPSEGSVTFGDYTVELTGDTLCDTFTLKDMVLTYRTEKQSQHVRHFHFHGWPEIGIPAEGRGMIDIIAAVQRQQQQSGNRPIIVHCSAGAGRTGTFIALSNILERVKAEGLLDVFQTVKSLRMQRPHMVQTVEQYDFCYRVVQDFVDIFSDYANFK, encoded by the exons ATGGTGTTGTTTCTGATTGGGATCTCTATAGCCTTGAATAACTCATCTCATGACAATCAAACAACAG AAAACCCCACCCATCAGGGGGCTCATGTGCTACCGTCAACACTGGTCATATCCCTGCTTCTTATCATTGTGGTCCTGCTGACGATCTACTGTCTAAG GTTTAAACACCACAGGAAAGCTCTGGTTACCTCTGTGGATAAAAAGATTCCAAATGGCTTTTTGGAGGAACAAG GAGAGCAGACAGTGGTCCTCCTCCCTAGGTCTCCCTCGCCATCCAAGAGGTACTTCCCCATCCCTCTGGACTCGCTGGAGGAAGAATACCGGATACGCTCAGCAGATGACGGCAAGCTCTTCAGAGAGGAGTTCAAT TCGCTGCCGTGTTACTACCACCATGGGTCCTTTGAGGAGGCGAGCAGAGAGCACAACAGAGAGAAAAACAGATACCCAAACATTTTACCAT ATGACCATTCAAGAGTGGTGTTAAGTCATCTGGACGGACATCTGTGTTCAGACTATATAAATGCATCCTACATAGAC GGTTTTAAAGAGAAGAATAAATTCATCGCTGCTCAAG gcccAAAACCTGAGACAGCGGCTGACTTCTGGAGGATGGTTTGGGAACAGAAAACAACAACTATAGTAATGCTGACAAATCTGAAAGAAAGGAAAGAG GAAAAATGTTATCAGTACTGGCCAGAGAAAGGCTGCTGGATGTATGGAAACGTCAGGGTGGCAATGGAGGACTTCACTGTACTGGTGGACTACACGATTAGGAAATTTTGTGTACAATAT CAGGGCAGCGATGGCCTTCGAGCTCCTCGACTCGTCACCCAGCTCCACTTCACCAGCTGGCCAGACTTCGGGGTGCCATTCTCACCCATTGGCATGCTGAAATTCCTCAAGAAGGTCAAGAACGTCAATCCATCTTATGCTGGACCTATTGTTGTGCACTGCAG CGCCGGGGTGGGGAGGACTGGGACGTTCATTGTCATTGACAGCATGATCGACATGATGCACATGGAACAGAGGGTGGATGTCTTCGGCTTTGTGAGCAGAATACGAGAGCAGCGCTGTCAACTCATTCAGACAGAT aTGCAGTACTCCTTCATCTACCAGGCTCTGTTGGAGTACTATCTGTATGGAGACACAGAGCTAGATGTGTGCTCTCTTGAGGGCCATCTGCAGAGGCTTCACAACACTAGGGCTCCTCACGACAGGCTGGGCCTGGAGGAGGAGTTCAGG AAGCTGACCAATGTACGCATAATGAAGGAGAACATGAGAACTGGGAACCTTCCTGCCAACATGAAGAAGAACCGTGTACTTCAGATCATCCCGT atgaTTTCAACCGAGTAATACTCTCAGTAAAAAGGGGACAGGAGTTCACAGACTACATCAATGCCTCCTTTATTGAT GGCTACAGGCAGAAGGACTATTTTATCGCAACCCAAGGCCCCCTGTCTCACACCGTGGAGGACTTCTGGAGGATGGTGTGGGAGTGGAGGTGTCATTCAATCGTTATGCTCACCGAACTCAAGGAGAGGGAGCAG GAAAAATGTTTCCAGTATTGGCCATCAGAGGGCAGTGTAACATTTGGAGATTACACCGTGGAACTGACTGGAGATACACTTTGTGACACCTTCACTCTCAAAGACATGGTGCTCACCTACAGAACA GAAAAGCAGTCACAACACGTCCGACACTTCCACTTCCACGGATGGCCCGAGATTGGAATACCGGCAGAAGGCAGAGGGATGATTGACATTATTGCTGCTGTgcagaggcagcagcagcagtctgGAAACCGACCCATAATTGTGCACTGCAG TGCCGGTGCAGGTCGGACTGGTACCTTCATTGCCCTCAGTAACATTCTGGAGAGGGTGAAAGCTGAAGGCCTCCTCGATGTTTTTCAGACAGTCAAGAGTTTACGCATGCAGAGACCACACATGGTTCAGACTGTG GAGCAATACGACTTCTGCTACAGAGTGGTTCAGGATTTTGTTGACATTTTCTCAGACTACGCCAATTTTAAATAA